One stretch of Rathayibacter festucae DSM 15932 DNA includes these proteins:
- a CDS encoding proline--tRNA ligase, with amino-acid sequence MVTRLSHLFVRTLREDPADAEVASHRLLVRAGYIRRQAPGVFAWLPLGLKVKRRIEAIIHAEMAAAGAQEVHFPGLLPREPYELSGRWTEYGDGVFRLKDRKDADYMLAPTHEEFFTLLVKDLYSSYKDLPLSLYQIQDKYRDEARPRAGLLRGREFTMKDAYSFDYTDAGLDASYQVQRDAYERIFARLGLEYVIVQADAGAMGGSRSEEFLHPTPVGEDTFVRSAGGYAANVEAYRTPVPEALPVDGLAEARVFDSPGTPTIQSLVDLANAQEPRADGRAWTAGDTLKNVVLALTALDGTRELVVVGLPGDRDVDLKRAEVAFAPAEVEAATEEDFAKHPALVKGYIGPWSAEGAVLGEESASGIRFLLDPRVVEGTSWITGANIAGKHVLDLVAGRDFSGDGVVEVADVRSGDPAPDGSGPIETARGMEIGHVFQLGRKYADVLGLKVLDENGKLVTVTMGSYGIGVTRILAIIAESNHDDRGLIWPENVAPFDVHVIATGKDPAALALAESVGASLEAAGRDVLIDDRPKVSPGVKFGDAELIGVPLIVIAGRSAADGIVELWDRRTGEREQLPAAEALARLGA; translated from the coding sequence GTGGTTACCCGTCTCTCGCACCTGTTCGTCCGCACCCTCCGAGAGGATCCGGCCGACGCCGAGGTCGCGAGCCACCGCCTCCTGGTCCGGGCCGGCTACATCCGCCGTCAGGCCCCCGGCGTCTTCGCCTGGCTGCCCCTCGGTCTGAAGGTGAAGCGCCGCATCGAGGCGATCATCCACGCCGAGATGGCGGCCGCCGGTGCGCAGGAGGTCCACTTCCCCGGGCTGCTGCCCCGCGAGCCCTACGAGCTCTCCGGCCGCTGGACCGAGTACGGCGACGGCGTCTTCCGCCTGAAGGACCGCAAGGACGCGGACTACATGCTGGCGCCGACGCACGAGGAGTTCTTCACCCTCCTGGTGAAGGACCTCTACTCGTCCTACAAGGACCTGCCGCTCTCGCTCTACCAGATCCAGGACAAGTACCGCGACGAGGCGCGCCCCCGCGCCGGCCTCCTGCGCGGCCGCGAGTTCACCATGAAGGACGCCTACTCCTTCGACTACACCGACGCCGGTCTCGACGCGAGCTACCAGGTGCAGCGCGACGCCTACGAGCGGATCTTCGCGCGCCTCGGCCTCGAGTACGTGATCGTGCAGGCGGACGCCGGCGCGATGGGCGGCTCGCGCAGCGAGGAGTTCCTGCACCCGACCCCGGTCGGCGAGGACACCTTCGTGCGCTCGGCCGGCGGCTACGCGGCCAACGTCGAGGCGTACCGGACGCCCGTGCCCGAGGCGCTGCCCGTGGACGGACTCGCCGAGGCGCGCGTCTTCGACTCGCCCGGCACCCCGACCATCCAGTCGCTCGTCGACCTCGCCAACGCCCAGGAGCCGCGCGCCGACGGCCGCGCCTGGACCGCCGGCGACACGCTCAAGAACGTCGTCCTCGCGCTGACCGCGCTCGACGGGACCCGCGAGCTCGTCGTCGTCGGGCTGCCCGGCGACCGGGACGTCGACCTCAAGCGCGCCGAGGTCGCCTTCGCCCCCGCCGAGGTCGAGGCCGCGACCGAGGAGGACTTCGCGAAGCACCCCGCGCTGGTCAAGGGCTACATCGGCCCGTGGTCGGCCGAGGGCGCCGTCCTGGGGGAGGAGTCCGCGAGCGGCATCCGCTTCCTGCTCGACCCCCGCGTCGTCGAGGGCACCTCCTGGATCACCGGGGCGAACATCGCCGGGAAGCACGTGCTCGACCTCGTCGCCGGCCGCGACTTCTCCGGCGACGGCGTCGTCGAGGTGGCCGACGTCCGCAGCGGCGACCCCGCTCCCGACGGCTCCGGCCCGATCGAGACCGCCCGCGGCATGGAGATCGGCCACGTCTTCCAGCTCGGCCGCAAGTACGCGGACGTCCTCGGCCTCAAGGTCCTCGACGAGAACGGCAAGCTCGTCACGGTCACCATGGGCTCCTACGGCATCGGCGTGACCCGGATCCTCGCGATCATCGCCGAGAGCAACCACGACGACCGCGGGCTGATCTGGCCCGAGAACGTCGCGCCGTTCGACGTGCACGTGATCGCGACCGGCAAGGACCCGGCGGCGCTCGCGCTCGCGGAGTCTGTCGGCGCCTCGCTCGAGGCCGCGGGCCGCGACGTGCTGATCGACGACCGGCCCAAGGTCTCGCCGGGCGTCAAGTTCGGCGACGCCGAGCTGATCGGCGTGCCGCTGATCGTCATCGCCGGCCGAAGCGCCGCCGACGGCATCGTCGAGCTCTGGGACCGGCGCACCGGCGAGCGTGAGCAGCTGCCCGCCGCCGAGGCGCTCGCCCGCCTCGGAGCCTGA
- the ispG gene encoding flavodoxin-dependent (E)-4-hydroxy-3-methylbut-2-enyl-diphosphate synthase, whose protein sequence is MPAVNLGLPKVPVTLAPRRKTRQIKVGKVLVGGDAPVSVQSMCTTPTTNINATLQQIAELTASGCDIVRVAVPSRDDAEALPIIAKKSQIPVIADIHFQPNYVYAAIDAGCAAVRVNPGNIRKFDDQVGKIAAAAKAAGVSIRIGVNAGSLEPSLLQKYGKATPEALVESAVWEASLFEEHDFHDFKISVKHNDPVIMVQAYRQLAERGDWPLHLGVTEAGPEFQGTIKSATAFGILLGEGIGDTIRVSLSAPPAQEVKVGLQILQSLNLRERKLEIVSCPSCGRAQVDVYTLANDVTAGLEGMSVPLRVAVMGCVVNGPGEAREADLGVASGNGKGQIFVKGEVIKTVPESEIVKTLIEEANRLAAEMPADDTSTGSPVVVVSK, encoded by the coding sequence GTGCCTGCTGTGAATCTGGGTTTGCCCAAGGTCCCCGTGACCCTCGCCCCTCGCCGGAAGACCCGTCAGATCAAGGTCGGGAAGGTGCTGGTCGGCGGCGACGCCCCGGTCAGCGTGCAGTCGATGTGCACCACCCCGACCACGAACATCAACGCGACGCTCCAGCAGATCGCCGAGCTGACCGCCTCCGGCTGCGACATCGTGCGCGTCGCCGTGCCGAGCCGCGACGACGCGGAGGCGCTGCCGATCATCGCGAAGAAGAGCCAGATCCCGGTCATCGCGGACATCCACTTCCAGCCGAACTACGTCTACGCCGCGATCGACGCGGGCTGCGCGGCCGTCCGGGTGAACCCGGGCAACATCCGCAAGTTCGACGACCAGGTCGGCAAGATCGCCGCCGCCGCGAAGGCCGCGGGCGTCTCCATCCGCATCGGCGTCAACGCGGGCTCGCTCGAGCCCAGCCTGCTGCAGAAGTACGGCAAGGCCACCCCTGAGGCGCTCGTCGAGAGCGCCGTCTGGGAGGCGAGCCTCTTCGAGGAGCACGACTTCCACGACTTCAAGATCTCGGTCAAGCACAACGACCCGGTGATCATGGTCCAGGCCTACCGCCAGCTCGCCGAGCGCGGCGACTGGCCGCTGCACCTCGGCGTCACCGAGGCCGGCCCCGAGTTCCAGGGCACGATCAAGTCGGCGACGGCGTTCGGCATCCTGCTCGGCGAGGGCATCGGCGACACCATCCGCGTCTCGCTCTCCGCTCCGCCCGCGCAGGAGGTCAAGGTCGGCCTGCAGATCCTGCAGTCGCTCAACCTCCGCGAGCGCAAGCTCGAGATCGTCTCCTGCCCGAGCTGCGGCCGCGCGCAGGTCGACGTCTACACGCTCGCCAACGACGTGACCGCCGGCCTCGAGGGCATGAGCGTCCCGCTCCGCGTGGCCGTCATGGGCTGCGTCGTCAACGGACCGGGCGAGGCCCGCGAGGCCGACCTCGGCGTCGCCTCCGGCAACGGCAAGGGCCAGATCTTCGTCAAGGGCGAGGTCATCAAGACCGTCCCCGAGTCCGAGATCGTCAAGACGCTCATCGAGGAGGCCAACCGCCTGGCCGCCGAGATGCCCGCCGACGACACCTCGACCGGCTCCCCGGTGGTCGTCGTCTCGAAGTGA
- a CDS encoding YlxR family protein, with protein MEPVRTCVGCRLRAPRASLLRLVLPSNVLVVDPRGVRAGRGAWLHDAYDCYELAVKRRAFSRAFRTRESVDASAVEQYVTRDLTGSAPHPEEPARRTITPQREQAERPVN; from the coding sequence GTGGAACCCGTCAGAACGTGCGTCGGCTGCCGTCTGCGCGCCCCAAGGGCCTCACTTCTGAGGCTCGTCCTCCCCTCGAACGTCCTCGTGGTAGACCCGCGGGGTGTCCGTGCTGGGCGGGGAGCGTGGCTGCACGACGCGTACGACTGCTACGAGCTCGCGGTGAAGCGCCGCGCGTTCAGCAGGGCGTTCCGGACGCGCGAGAGCGTGGACGCGAGCGCCGTGGAGCAGTACGTCACCCGTGACCTGACCGGCTCGGCTCCTCACCCTGAGGAACCGGCCAGGCGAACGATCACACCGCAGAGAGAACAGGCAGAACGGCCCGTGAACTGA
- the nusA gene encoding transcription termination factor NusA, translating into MDIDLSVLRLLEREREIPFEELVQIIEQAILTAYLKHIGQADDADKATAVDARVHLDRKTGHVSVFVPEIDEEGAVVGESEDSPRDFGRIAAFAAKQVINQRLRDIGDEKVLGEFKGREGDIVAGVIQQGPNPKMIHVDLGSIEAILSPEEQVPGEDYSHGRRIRVYVTSVSRGPKGPSVQVSRTHPSLVRKLFALEVPEIASGVVEIVSLAREAGHRTKIAVRATEPGVNAKGACIGELGQRVRAVTAELNNEKIDIVDYSSDLPTFVASALSPAKVTSAFVIDQSLKAVRALVPDYQLSLAIGKEGQNARLAAKLTGAKIDIQPDSVMDGE; encoded by the coding sequence ATGGACATCGACCTGAGCGTTCTGCGCCTGCTGGAGCGCGAGCGCGAGATCCCCTTCGAGGAACTCGTGCAGATCATCGAGCAGGCGATCCTCACCGCCTACCTCAAGCACATCGGCCAGGCGGACGACGCCGACAAGGCCACCGCCGTGGACGCCCGCGTGCACCTCGACCGCAAGACCGGGCACGTCAGCGTGTTCGTCCCCGAGATCGACGAGGAGGGCGCCGTCGTCGGCGAGTCCGAGGACTCGCCGCGCGACTTCGGCCGCATCGCGGCCTTCGCCGCCAAGCAGGTCATCAACCAGCGGCTGCGCGACATCGGCGACGAGAAGGTCCTCGGCGAGTTCAAGGGCCGCGAGGGCGACATCGTCGCCGGCGTCATCCAGCAGGGCCCCAACCCGAAGATGATCCACGTCGACCTCGGCTCGATCGAGGCGATCCTCTCCCCCGAGGAGCAGGTGCCCGGAGAGGACTACAGCCACGGCCGCCGCATCCGCGTCTACGTGACGAGCGTCAGCCGCGGCCCGAAGGGTCCCTCGGTCCAGGTCTCGCGGACGCACCCGTCGCTCGTCCGCAAGCTCTTCGCCCTCGAGGTCCCGGAGATCGCGTCCGGCGTCGTCGAGATCGTCTCGCTCGCCCGCGAGGCCGGCCACCGCACCAAGATCGCCGTGCGGGCGACCGAGCCGGGCGTCAACGCCAAGGGCGCGTGCATCGGCGAGCTCGGCCAGCGCGTGCGCGCGGTGACCGCGGAGCTGAACAACGAGAAGATCGACATCGTCGACTACTCCTCCGACCTGCCGACCTTCGTCGCCAGCGCGCTCTCGCCCGCCAAGGTGACCAGCGCCTTCGTGATCGACCAGAGCCTCAAGGCCGTCCGCGCCCTCGTGCCGGACTACCAGCTCTCGCTCGCGATCGGCAAGGAGGGCCAGAACGCCCGACTCGCCGCCAAGCTCACCGGCGCCAAGATCGACATCCAGCCCGATTCGGTGATGGACGGGGAGTGA